The Frondihabitans australicus genome includes a region encoding these proteins:
- a CDS encoding malate:quinone oxidoreductase, whose amino-acid sequence MTAATEPIDVALIGGGIMSATLGTLLKQLQPDWSIRVYEALNDVAQESSNPWNNAGTGHSALCELNYSPQKPDGSIDITSAIKVNEQFQVSRQFWSFMVGQGSLPEPEQFINPTPHMSFVWGSDNVEYLRKRFETMQGHPLFQGMEFSDDPEQIAKWAPALIPGRNKAQPIAATHILAGTDVDFGSLTRNLFSYLTDNGAELHLGHRVTNISRERDRTWRISLAVGATAEPQTVRARFVFVGAGGGALNLLQKSGIPEIRGFGGFPVSGEFLRTDNPAVVVKHQAKVYGKASVGAPPMSVPHLDTRVVDGSASLMFGPYAGFSPKFLKSGSYLDLFKSIRLHNLYPMIRVALSNIDLLKYLISQLAASKRTKFDALTDFMPDADPKDWYRITAGQRVQVIKADKEKGGVLQFGTEVVTAKDGSIAGLLGASPGASTAVPIMLTVLERCFPSKKAEWAPKITAMIPTAGTSLAADEKKAAKTMSATAEALHIHA is encoded by the coding sequence ACGACGTGGCGCAGGAGAGCAGCAATCCCTGGAACAACGCGGGCACCGGTCACTCCGCGCTCTGCGAGCTGAACTACTCGCCCCAGAAGCCCGACGGCTCCATCGACATCACGAGCGCGATCAAGGTCAACGAGCAGTTCCAGGTCTCGCGCCAGTTCTGGTCGTTCATGGTCGGCCAGGGCTCGCTGCCCGAGCCCGAGCAGTTCATCAACCCGACGCCGCACATGTCGTTCGTCTGGGGTTCGGACAACGTCGAGTACCTCCGCAAGCGCTTCGAGACGATGCAGGGCCACCCGCTCTTCCAGGGGATGGAGTTCAGCGACGACCCCGAGCAGATCGCGAAGTGGGCGCCGGCGCTGATCCCCGGCCGAAACAAGGCCCAGCCGATCGCGGCCACGCACATCCTCGCCGGCACCGACGTCGACTTCGGCTCGCTGACCCGCAACCTCTTCTCGTACCTCACCGACAACGGCGCCGAGCTGCACCTCGGGCACCGCGTCACGAACATCTCGCGCGAGCGCGACCGCACCTGGCGCATCAGCCTCGCGGTGGGCGCGACCGCCGAGCCGCAGACGGTCCGCGCGCGCTTCGTCTTCGTCGGCGCAGGCGGCGGCGCGCTGAACCTCCTGCAGAAGTCGGGCATCCCCGAGATCCGCGGCTTCGGCGGCTTCCCCGTGTCGGGCGAGTTCCTCCGCACCGACAACCCCGCGGTCGTGGTGAAGCACCAGGCCAAGGTCTACGGCAAGGCCTCCGTCGGCGCCCCGCCGATGTCGGTGCCTCACCTCGACACCCGCGTCGTCGACGGCTCGGCGAGCCTCATGTTCGGCCCGTACGCCGGGTTCAGCCCCAAGTTCCTCAAGAGCGGCTCGTACCTCGACCTGTTCAAGTCGATCCGCCTGCACAACCTCTACCCGATGATCCGGGTGGCGCTGTCGAACATCGACCTGCTGAAGTACCTCATCAGCCAGCTCGCCGCATCGAAGCGCACCAAGTTCGACGCCCTCACCGACTTCATGCCCGACGCCGACCCGAAGGACTGGTACCGCATCACCGCCGGCCAGCGCGTCCAGGTCATCAAGGCCGACAAGGAGAAGGGCGGCGTCCTCCAGTTCGGCACCGAGGTCGTCACCGCGAAAGACGGCTCGATCGCGGGGCTGCTCGGCGCGAGCCCGGGGGCGTCGACGGCCGTGCCGATCATGCTCACGGTGCTCGAGCGCTGCTTCCCGTCGAAGAAGGCCGAGTGGGCGCCGAAGATCACCGCGATGATCCCGACGGCCGGCACCTCTCTCGCCGCCGACGAAAAGAAGGCCGCGAAGACGATGTCCGCGACCGCCGAGGCGCTCCACATCCACGCCTGA